In Parabacteroides sp. FAFU027, the following proteins share a genomic window:
- a CDS encoding SusC/RagA family TonB-linked outer membrane protein: MKIFQKIAISLIALLAVQSIAAQRILTGTVRDSKTNEALTGANVYIMNAENRSLGGCIADLNGEYRLKIPEKGNLTIRYSFVGYNSKSIKYTDQKTVNIVLEDATTLNAVEVSARKIEKNALGQTTRERVSAVQKINLDNLETANVTNVTEALQGALPNVDILTGADPGAGTSIRIRGTSSLSASAEPLFVLDGVPMPVDVSSDFNFSTANSDDYSQLLNISPSDIQSIEVLKDAAATAIYGSKAANGALLITTKKGSKGRMAFSYSSKYETTHERNSIPMLNAKQYVSMMQDALWNSINDAGQGTSEASTYMNLLYNTKEIGYDPTWAYFKEYNQDINWLDQITQNGLSWDNNVSLSGGGDKADYRLSLGHLMNDGTTVGTKYQRFSGKFNMRYKFSDKLDIGVDYSFTRGKRDASYFSNLRSQAFTKMPNMSPYIIGADGLPTKEYFTPYSYLQGSYSTNGIFNPVAVANEAKNQTTSVTSLMIFNLHYKFFNGLDYFGIMGFQSNMNTTEKYLPQSVTGQSYISPYVGVSSEGGSDVMYLTTENRLLFNKTFAEKHKVLLSAKWNTESQSTSSFSGSTTGSSSSGITDLISGSNSKNLGPGSGHVLYRSMGGLLNAQYTLMDRYVVNGGVGIEASSSLPVNSRWGAFPNVGVAWIFNDEEFMRKYKFITMGKLRVNWGQSSNSPSGSAPYVGSLSAIANGYGEMAAIQPVKIQLDNITFETISQSNLGVDVGLFDNRLNLTLDLYDKLTTNMLQSDVDVPTSTGYTTVKYYNSGKMDNKGWEFSADMQVLKTKNWKLNFNFNISRNKNEIVELPENKQALNYTFDNKTYAYKLTEGEPLGSFYGYKYQGVYQNVTETYAKDSKGNTINDINGKPVVMKNGTVKVYPGDAKYADMNNDGVINKYDIVYIGNSNPLVIGGFGLNLLYKNVGLVASFHGRAGQKVINQVRMNNEYMYGTDNQSTAVLRRWRHEGDNTEIPRALYGRGYNDLGSDRFLEDASFLRLKTLTLKYDLPKKISDRMHVRRLQIYATGYDLLTFTNYKGQDPEISLKFVNGLYPMYIDNASTPKPMRFAFGLNLNL; encoded by the coding sequence ATGAAGATATTTCAAAAAATAGCAATATCACTGATTGCCCTGCTGGCAGTGCAATCTATAGCAGCACAAAGAATACTGACCGGTACTGTCCGTGACTCAAAAACCAACGAAGCACTGACCGGTGCCAACGTATATATCATGAATGCTGAGAATCGTTCACTGGGAGGTTGCATCGCGGATTTGAACGGTGAGTACAGACTAAAGATTCCTGAAAAAGGAAACCTTACCATCAGATATTCGTTTGTTGGTTACAATTCAAAATCAATCAAATATACTGACCAGAAAACGGTTAATATCGTTCTAGAAGATGCCACTACGCTTAACGCAGTTGAAGTATCAGCCCGAAAGATTGAGAAAAACGCATTGGGACAAACTACCCGCGAACGCGTATCGGCTGTACAAAAAATCAACCTGGATAACCTGGAGACTGCCAATGTAACCAACGTCACCGAAGCCCTTCAGGGAGCCCTGCCCAACGTGGATATCCTGACAGGTGCCGACCCTGGTGCCGGAACTTCCATCCGCATCCGCGGTACGTCATCATTAAGCGCATCTGCTGAACCGCTTTTCGTATTAGACGGTGTACCTATGCCGGTTGACGTTTCGTCTGATTTCAACTTTTCCACAGCCAACTCGGACGATTACAGCCAGTTGCTCAACATTTCCCCAAGCGACATCCAAAGTATCGAGGTACTGAAAGATGCTGCTGCAACAGCTATCTACGGTTCGAAAGCCGCTAACGGAGCACTTTTGATCACCACGAAAAAAGGCAGCAAGGGTAGAATGGCTTTTTCCTATTCATCTAAATATGAGACAACCCATGAACGCAACTCTATCCCGATGCTGAATGCCAAACAGTATGTTTCGATGATGCAGGATGCGCTCTGGAATTCCATTAATGATGCAGGCCAGGGAACAAGTGAAGCATCGACCTACATGAACCTACTTTACAATACCAAGGAAATCGGTTATGACCCCACCTGGGCTTACTTCAAAGAGTACAACCAGGATATAAACTGGCTGGACCAAATCACGCAAAACGGTTTGTCGTGGGATAACAACGTTTCGCTTTCCGGTGGAGGTGATAAGGCCGATTACCGTTTATCATTAGGCCATCTGATGAATGACGGAACCACCGTGGGTACAAAATACCAGCGCTTCAGCGGTAAATTCAACATGCGCTATAAATTTTCCGACAAACTGGATATCGGTGTCGACTACAGCTTTACCCGGGGTAAAAGAGATGCCTCCTACTTTAGTAACCTTCGTAGCCAGGCGTTCACTAAAATGCCAAACATGAGCCCCTACATCATCGGCGCTGACGGGTTACCTACGAAAGAATACTTTACACCATACAGCTATCTTCAGGGTTCATATTCAACCAACGGAATTTTTAACCCGGTCGCCGTGGCTAACGAGGCTAAAAACCAAACCACATCGGTAACAAGTCTGATGATTTTCAACCTGCATTACAAATTCTTCAACGGCCTGGATTATTTCGGCATCATGGGTTTTCAGTCCAATATGAATACGACTGAGAAATATTTGCCACAATCTGTAACCGGCCAGTCTTATATCAGTCCGTATGTCGGTGTCAGCTCAGAAGGTGGCTCTGACGTAATGTATCTGACTACTGAAAACCGGTTACTTTTCAACAAGACATTTGCCGAGAAACACAAAGTGCTGTTGAGTGCCAAATGGAATACCGAAAGCCAAAGTACATCATCATTCTCAGGCAGCACTACCGGAAGCTCAAGTTCGGGGATTACCGACCTTATATCGGGAAGTAACTCGAAAAACCTGGGCCCGGGTTCAGGACACGTACTCTACAGAAGTATGGGGGGACTGCTGAATGCCCAATACACATTGATGGACCGCTATGTCGTGAACGGTGGTGTGGGTATCGAAGCCAGCTCAAGTTTGCCTGTGAACAGCCGCTGGGGAGCATTCCCAAATGTCGGTGTGGCGTGGATTTTCAATGACGAAGAGTTCATGAGAAAATACAAATTTATCACCATGGGTAAATTGCGTGTCAACTGGGGACAGAGTAGCAACTCTCCATCCGGTTCTGCTCCTTACGTAGGTTCATTGAGCGCTATCGCCAATGGGTATGGTGAAATGGCTGCTATCCAGCCGGTGAAAATCCAACTGGATAACATCACATTTGAAACCATATCGCAATCAAACCTGGGTGTTGATGTGGGATTGTTTGACAATCGTCTGAATCTGACCTTAGACCTGTACGACAAACTTACCACCAATATGTTGCAAAGTGATGTTGATGTGCCGACTTCAACCGGTTATACTACCGTGAAATACTACAACTCCGGTAAAATGGACAATAAAGGTTGGGAGTTTTCTGCCGATATGCAGGTGCTGAAAACTAAAAACTGGAAGCTGAATTTCAACTTCAACATTTCCCGTAACAAAAACGAAATTGTAGAATTACCCGAAAACAAACAAGCGCTGAACTATACCTTTGATAACAAAACCTACGCCTACAAACTGACAGAAGGAGAGCCTCTCGGTTCATTCTACGGGTACAAGTATCAGGGTGTTTATCAAAACGTAACCGAGACTTACGCCAAAGATTCCAAAGGCAATACCATCAATGACATCAACGGTAAGCCGGTGGTGATGAAAAATGGTACCGTAAAAGTTTACCCGGGTGATGCCAAATATGCCGATATGAACAACGATGGGGTAATCAACAAATACGACATCGTGTACATAGGCAACTCTAACCCACTGGTTATCGGCGGTTTCGGGCTTAATCTTTTATATAAAAACGTTGGATTGGTTGCCTCCTTCCACGGTCGTGCCGGACAAAAAGTGATCAACCAGGTGCGTATGAATAACGAATACATGTACGGAACCGACAACCAAAGTACCGCAGTACTTCGCCGCTGGCGTCACGAAGGGGACAACACCGAAATTCCCCGTGCATTGTATGGACGCGGCTACAACGATCTGGGTTCAGACCGTTTCCTTGAAGATGCTTCATTCCTCCGTCTGAAAACCCTGACGCTGAAATATGACCTTCCGAAAAAAATCTCGGATAGAATGCACGTCAGAAGACTTCAGATCTATGCTACCGGTTATGACTTGCTGACATTCACTAACTACAAAGGCCAGGACCCTGAAATCAGCCTGAAATTCGTAAACGGACTGTATCCAATGTACATTGACAATGCCTCAACCCCAAAACCAATGCGTTTTGCTTTTGGCTTGAATCTTAATCTCTAA
- a CDS encoding fasciclin domain-containing protein has translation MKKWIPLFVGLFSFLTSCVNELDKYYETPDWLKGNSWEVLEKNGNFKLFLSAVERTSYKDLVQGKGIITVMAPTDSAFQAYLTANNYNSVNDIPLSQLDKLIGNHLLFYSFNKEAFEDYKPNGVESENQYKGMYYKFRTKSRDSISVEYDATLGQYHKVIHFDRFLPVFSNNIFVGKGIDAKSNYEFFYPNSTWTGSTGFNVSNASVKDYALVSDNGYVYTLNKVLDPLETIYTNLKNDAGYSQFTKAYDRFAQYQYDATATTDYGKGDSLFVKSYGATLPAIASEWPISSYLSLSILSYGAHNVFAPDNSAMQAFFNKYWAPYYSDITKVNFEPMLAFLQNHVWSGTILFPQQIESGLYKSTYGTPIKFDRSAAQKKSICVNGSIYGLNQVVVPPMFQKVTAPMYCDPKYNLILDMMKNASYIPTLISNSNSFDIFYPSNDMLLSYTNLDGKAMYYINTNPLKYGAQEIQIDGDNGPTTMSVNQKKTLAGSHIATEKISTRTNEAVYRTLQPYNYIYTKGNKAYSSSLYNIGSDAKVPTFTKIEGEWDNGNAYALNGETASALVPESNQFKSLSTTTSPADLKTFIAYMTAAGFTSATPPYNFLQGERFIALVPPAASLLAAYNALPSKTTEKVAALFKPYFINVSASNLLDYPFPGANVQGQLVTFGKKSDGTTATFTLVDRGSELVIIDAKGNEAKVLNYFPYIYADGAVYMIDKTLAVE, from the coding sequence ATGAAAAAATGGATTCCACTTTTTGTTGGTTTATTCAGCTTTCTCACCTCGTGTGTGAACGAGTTGGATAAATATTATGAAACTCCCGACTGGCTGAAAGGAAACTCCTGGGAAGTGCTGGAAAAGAACGGCAACTTCAAGCTTTTTCTTTCGGCGGTAGAGCGAACATCGTACAAAGACCTGGTTCAGGGCAAAGGTATCATCACTGTTATGGCTCCGACCGATTCGGCTTTTCAGGCCTACCTGACCGCGAATAATTACAATTCTGTAAATGACATTCCGCTGTCTCAGTTAGATAAACTGATCGGAAATCACTTACTGTTCTACTCTTTCAACAAAGAGGCTTTTGAAGATTACAAGCCCAATGGAGTGGAATCGGAAAACCAGTACAAAGGAATGTATTACAAGTTCCGGACCAAAAGCCGCGACTCCATCTCGGTGGAATACGATGCAACTTTGGGACAATATCACAAAGTGATTCATTTTGATCGTTTCCTTCCGGTTTTTTCAAATAACATATTCGTCGGAAAAGGGATTGATGCCAAATCAAACTACGAATTCTTTTATCCGAATTCCACCTGGACCGGAAGCACCGGTTTCAACGTTTCGAATGCGTCTGTCAAAGATTATGCCCTTGTTTCGGACAATGGTTATGTATATACACTGAATAAGGTGCTCGATCCGCTCGAAACCATTTATACCAATCTGAAGAATGACGCCGGTTACTCACAGTTCACCAAAGCTTATGACCGCTTTGCCCAGTATCAATACGATGCGACCGCCACGACGGATTACGGTAAAGGGGATTCCCTTTTTGTAAAAAGCTATGGAGCCACGCTTCCTGCAATAGCTTCCGAATGGCCTATTTCATCTTATCTCTCGCTGTCTATTCTTTCTTATGGTGCGCATAATGTTTTTGCACCAGACAACAGTGCAATGCAGGCGTTCTTTAACAAATACTGGGCTCCTTACTATTCCGATATTACGAAAGTAAACTTCGAGCCGATGTTGGCATTCCTGCAAAACCACGTATGGAGCGGCACCATTCTCTTTCCTCAGCAAATTGAATCGGGGCTGTACAAATCAACTTACGGCACTCCGATCAAGTTCGACCGAAGCGCCGCTCAAAAGAAAAGCATCTGCGTAAACGGCTCTATCTACGGACTGAATCAGGTAGTCGTTCCACCGATGTTCCAGAAGGTAACCGCTCCGATGTATTGTGATCCAAAATATAACCTGATATTGGATATGATGAAAAATGCATCATACATCCCGACTTTGATTTCGAATTCCAACTCCTTTGACATCTTCTATCCTTCGAATGATATGTTGCTGTCATACACCAACCTGGACGGAAAGGCAATGTACTACATCAATACAAATCCGCTGAAATACGGAGCGCAGGAGATTCAGATTGACGGGGATAACGGCCCAACCACCATGAGTGTCAACCAAAAGAAAACACTGGCCGGTTCGCATATTGCTACTGAAAAGATTTCAACACGTACCAATGAAGCGGTTTACCGCACTCTGCAACCATACAATTACATTTACACAAAAGGAAATAAGGCATATTCATCATCTCTTTATAACATAGGTTCGGATGCCAAGGTGCCTACATTTACAAAAATCGAAGGCGAATGGGATAATGGTAACGCTTATGCTTTGAATGGAGAGACAGCCTCTGCTCTTGTTCCGGAATCGAACCAGTTTAAATCGCTTTCAACCACTACTTCTCCCGCAGATTTAAAAACATTTATAGCTTACATGACTGCCGCCGGATTTACTTCAGCGACGCCTCCGTATAACTTCCTGCAGGGAGAGCGTTTTATCGCTTTGGTTCCACCCGCAGCCAGTCTGCTTGCTGCTTATAATGCATTACCAAGCAAAACAACAGAAAAAGTGGCGGCCCTATTCAAACCCTACTTTATCAACGTAAGTGCCAGCAACCTGCTGGATTACCCTTTCCCGGGAGCCAACGTACAGGGTCAACTGGTCACATTCGGAAAAAAATCGGACGGGACCACCGCAACTTTCACTCTGGTTGACCGCGGAAGTGAGTTGGTCATCATTGATGCCAAAGGAAATGAAGCGAAAGTCTTAAACTATTTCCCTTATATCTACGCAGACGGAGCTGTCTATATGATTGATAAAACATTGGCAGTCGAATAA
- a CDS encoding helix-turn-helix domain-containing protein: MISNSESIDIKYLIANDCDHQWGLTVNSVGFQEIKPGSEYPLKEHPSGYYFNYNKGRILREYQLVYITRGHGVFKCDDTPETQIGQGSLFLLYPGKWHTYHPDIKSGWNEYYIGFSGSIIDNLVVSGFLDPATPILNIGLSEEIVRLYKEAIEVAKADKSGAQQLLAGIVMHITGIALSIFKNKVFETDEIDQKIERAKIIMRESIMQDIDLEQLASKLNLSYSWFRKVFKDYTGFAPAKYFQELKMQKAKELLTHTGKPVKEISIMLNYESTEHFSTLFKKKTGFTPLEYRHHGRENSTK, encoded by the coding sequence ATGATTTCAAACAGTGAAAGCATCGACATCAAGTATCTGATTGCCAATGATTGTGACCATCAATGGGGTCTGACAGTAAACAGCGTCGGTTTTCAGGAAATCAAACCCGGCTCAGAGTATCCTCTCAAAGAACATCCCTCCGGTTATTATTTCAATTATAATAAAGGACGAATTCTCCGCGAATATCAGCTTGTTTATATCACCCGGGGGCATGGTGTCTTCAAATGCGATGATACCCCGGAAACTCAAATCGGACAGGGCTCCCTGTTTCTGCTTTATCCCGGTAAATGGCACACTTATCATCCGGACATCAAGTCGGGCTGGAACGAATATTACATAGGCTTTTCAGGCTCTATCATTGACAACCTTGTTGTTTCCGGTTTTCTAGACCCGGCAACTCCGATTTTAAACATCGGACTGAGCGAAGAAATCGTGCGCCTTTACAAGGAAGCCATTGAGGTCGCCAAGGCAGACAAAAGCGGCGCTCAGCAACTGTTAGCCGGAATAGTGATGCACATCACCGGTATCGCTCTTTCCATCTTTAAAAACAAAGTATTCGAAACAGACGAAATCGACCAGAAGATTGAGCGGGCCAAAATCATTATGCGCGAAAGTATCATGCAAGACATTGACCTGGAACAGCTCGCCTCGAAACTCAACCTGAGTTATTCGTGGTTTAGAAAGGTATTTAAAGATTATACCGGTTTTGCTCCCGCCAAATACTTCCAGGAGCTAAAGATGCAAAAAGCCAAAGAACTGTTGACACATACCGGAAAGCCGGTAAAAGAGATTTCGATCATGCTCAACTACGAATCTACGGAACATTTCTCCACCTTATTCAAGAAGAAAACCGGCTTTACGCCGCTTGAATACCGCCACCATGGACGGGAGAATTCAACCAAATAA
- a CDS encoding DUF3109 family protein has product MLQIDDTIISFDLIEREFICDLNTCLGACCIEGDSGAPLIYEERDKIEELLPVIWDDLLPEAKKVIEETGVSYIDEEGDLVTNLIHGKDCVFTYYEGNGICKCVLEKAFREGKSDFYKPISCHLYPVRLKEYDGFTAVNVHRWKICKCAEVLGRREGVKLYQFLKEPLVRRFGEEWYEQLDIAAKALPDAE; this is encoded by the coding sequence ATGCTTCAGATAGATGATACCATCATCAGCTTCGATCTGATCGAACGCGAATTTATTTGTGACCTCAACACCTGCCTCGGCGCCTGCTGCATCGAGGGTGATTCGGGTGCACCCCTCATTTACGAAGAACGGGACAAAATCGAAGAGCTTTTACCAGTGATTTGGGATGACCTGTTGCCCGAAGCGAAGAAAGTAATCGAAGAGACCGGCGTCTCCTACATCGACGAAGAGGGCGACCTGGTGACCAATCTGATTCATGGTAAAGATTGCGTCTTTACCTATTACGAAGGAAACGGCATTTGCAAATGCGTCCTCGAGAAAGCATTTCGTGAAGGCAAATCCGACTTTTACAAACCGATCTCCTGTCACCTTTACCCAGTCCGACTGAAAGAGTATGACGGTTTTACCGCCGTGAATGTACACCGCTGGAAAATATGCAAGTGCGCCGAAGTTTTGGGACGTCGTGAAGGTGTAAAGCTTTACCAATTCCTCAAAGAGCCGCTGGTTCGTCGTTTCGGAGAAGAGTGGTATGAGCAGCTGGACATCGCGGCAAAAGCATTGCCTGATGCGGAATAA